Proteins encoded together in one Drosophila suzukii unplaced genomic scaffold, CBGP_Dsuzu_IsoJpt1.0 scf_12, whole genome shotgun sequence window:
- the LOC139354650 gene encoding uncharacterized protein, with amino-acid sequence MYDGLLRLPMPANVHVTGFADDVAITIVTKTTVEVEDMAKTAAVLQSAPGVRQQKGRSDRQIARADSPEHEEPKLIASVVTSQVLCAAPVWAKAATTPSYMSGVARTHRICATRISCAFRIISEEATLVIAGLVPVQELVREAVEVEVTVTTTETNLGETASEREIHLSVVDIYLTQILSGHGCFQSYLKKYGHDTSAGCPSCGSGIEEYARRGQETATGVSTILSTLVPAMLRGQMEWDATSKFAASVMRKLRIAKRERIGLDT; translated from the exons ATGTACGATGGACTGCTGAGGCTTCCCATGCCTGCCAACGTCCACGTGACTGGCTTCGCGGACGACGTCGCCATTACGATCGTGACTAAGACGACAGTCGAAGTGGAGGACATGGCCAAAACTGCG GCTGTCTTACAAAGCGCACCTGGAGTACGCCAACAAAAGGGCCGCAGCGACCGCCAGATCGCTCGCGCGGATTCTCCTGAACACGAGGAGCCCAAACTCATAGCGAGCGTCGTTACGTCCCAAGTCCTTTGTGCCGCCCCGGTATGGGCTAAAGCCGCTACGACGCCCTCGTACATGAGTGGCGTGGCTCGCACGCACAGAATATGTGCCACCAGGATATCCTGTGCCTTCCGGATAATCTCCGAGGAAGCGACGCTGGTTATCGCTGGTCTAGTCCCGGTACAAGAACTAGTAAGAGAGGCAGTAGAGGTGGAGGTAACGGTCACGACCACGGAGACCAATCTAGGCGAGACGGCCAGCGAGAGAGAGATCCATCTCTCGGTG GTGGACATCTACCTGACCCAGATCCTGAGTGGTCACGGATGCTTCCAGTCGTACCTGAAAAAGTACGGACACGATACGAGTGCCGGATGCCCATCCTGCGGCTCTGGAATCGAGGAGTACGCGCGTAGAGGACAGGAAACAGCGACCGGTGTCAGCACTATCCTCAGCACGCTAGTGCCAGCCATGCTAAGAGGCCAAATGGAGTGGGACGCGACGTCCAAATTCGCCGCGTCTGTAATGCGAAAACTCAGGATAGCTAAGAGAGAGAGGATAGGCCTGGACACGTAA
- the LOC139354649 gene encoding uncharacterized protein codes for MPPPKDKLEPLIEYALCVRNIYLTMEACELVAHMSNPLLVQGLVEKLPSQLKLQWAMHPKETAVPVVKVFSEWMYTIAEAASQVSSPLYFGRSERLNYHSASEEPLRFRGKCVICDAGDHKIQTCPNFSAMNTAERWDVSRTHHLCLNCLNKHRSQCLSRKTCNINNCRERHHPLLHAEQLYRSEHPRQPTAPELETGHILAHRHADQTNFRIVPIKIDYKTQQINTFAFLDEGSSVTLIEETIFQQLGVTGVPHPLCLKWTDNTTRAEETSKTATLRVINTQNGAKFKLRDVRSVRSLNLPIQSANMDELAMKFPYLKGLPITSYANVRPTIIVEADNWNLAVPLRIREGAWRQPIASKTRLGWTLQIPPSKRSNAEGHVNIHECRCYEADTALHEAIKQTFAVETPRRAHLYSEADSRALAFMNSTARFEDGRYEIRLLWKSENAALPDSYPNALRRLKCLQRKFIKEPALKIQTQKEIDNLVQKKYARKLSAAEILEEHARVWYLPTFIITSPNKPNRVRLVWDAAAQSGGQSLTDFIHAGPDLLKPLVDLLISFRAGKVAIIGDIAEMFHQIRVKPEDAHVQRFLWYDQDDELHHPSVYTMEALIFGINCAPCIAHFIRDRNADRFQQQNPAVAQAVKNYHYVDDFIYSGNDNKEVIEITTQVRHIHAAGGFYIRNWASNSKTVLGELGGESSSTEVEITTAEKVLGLYWIPETDHLTFIFKFSRLKRDIWTENDAPSKRELLQVLMSMYDPLGLIACYTKELKILLQEVWRTPTDWDDCIPESLLPRWNRWKQALALIATVKIPRCFFKTNEDIHDVQRHTFVDASELAYAAVSYLRIQQGNSVYLSLLAAKTKVAPLSPLSIPRMELQAAVTGAKLSQSIQKNSRLSVNSHYYWTDSKTVLKWLRMDPRKFQQYVMHRVGEVLELTNVDQWYWVPSDLNPADIATKTSSFTSMHKWFDGPECLLQERSRWPTCTDLGAPTNIEVKQVFFVATTPLDTIVNVGHFSDWRRLYRAVATFILYIEKLKATARKTPPITSINAEMIRRAQTTLLRYAQTMTSCYGSEGELKTCAPNSK; via the exons ATGCCGCCTCCAAAGGACAAACTAGAACCTCTGATCGAGTACGCACTCTGCGTAAGAAACATATATTTAACGATGGAAGCCTGCGAGCTAGTCGCCCACATGAGCAACCCACTCCTTGTGCAGGGACTAGTGGAAAAGCTTCCTTCGCAGCTAAAATTGCAATGGGCCATGCACCCAAAAGAAACCGCTGTGCCGGTGGTGAAAGTATTCAGCGAATGGATGTACACAATCGCCGAAGCAGCTAGTCAAGTATCATCCCCACTTTACTTCGGGCGCAGCGAACGCCTTAATTACCATTCGGCGAGTGAGGAGCCACTTCGTTTTAGAGGGAAATGCGTGATATGCGATGCCGGAGACCACAAGATCCAAACCTGCCCTAACTTCTCCGCTATGAACACGGCAGAAAGATGGGACGTGTCCCGCACCCATCACTTGTGCCTCAATTGCCTCAACAAGCACCGAAGCCAGTGCCTTTCAAGGAAGACATGCAACATAAACAACTGTCGCGAACGTCACCATCCCCTACTGCATGCAGAACAACTCTACCGCTCCGAACACCCGCGCCAGCCAACAGCACCCGAGCTGGAGACCGGTCACATTCTCGCCCATAGACATGCGGATCAAACTAATTTCCGTATCGTACCAATCAAAATCGATTATAAGACTCAACAAATTAACACCTTTGCCTTTCTAGACGAAGGATCATCAGTAACGCTGATCGAAGAAACTATCTTCCAGCAGCTGGGGGTGACAGGCGTACCACACCCACTCTGCCTGAAATGGACCGACAATACAACCCGTGCCGAAGAAACTTCTAAAACAGCGACTTTACGTGTCATCAACACGCAGAACGGAGCCAAATTTAAACTGAGAGACGTTCGCAGCGTTAGAAGCCTAAACTTACCAATACAGTCCGCCAACATGGACGAGCTCGCCATGAAGTTCCCGTACCTTAAAGGACTACCAATTACCTCATATGCCAACGTGCGACCAACTATAATCGTTGAAGCGGATAACTGGAATCTAGCCGTACCTCTTAGAATCCGGGAGGGAGCGTGGCGCCAGCCAATTGCTTCAAAAACTCGACTGGGATGGACGTTGCAAATCCCTCCGAGCAAAAGATCTAACGCAGAGGGACACGTTAACATCCATGAGTGTAGATGCTACGAAGCCGACACCGCCTTACACGAGGCCATTAAGCAAACCTTCGCAGTAGAGACTCCTCGACGTGCCCACCTATATTCTGAAGCTGACTCCCGTGCCCTAGCCTTCATGAACTCGACAGCCAGATTTGAGGACGGCAGATATGAAATTAGACTGCTGTGGAAGAGCGAGAACGCAGCTCTACCAGATAGTTACCCAAACGCCCTTAGACGACTGAAGTGCCTACAACGGAAATTCATCAAGGAACCAGCACTAAAGATTCAAACCCAAAAGGAGATCGACAATCTCGTGCAAAAGAAGTATGCCCGTAAGCTAAGTGCAGCCGAGATATTGGAAGAACACGCGAGGGTATGGTATCTACCAACCTTTATAATTACAAGCCCGAACAAACCTAATAGGGTTCGTCTAGTTTGGGATGCAGCGGCGCAGTCAGGGGGACAATCCCTGACCGACTTCATACACGCCGGTCCCGACCTCTTGAAACCGTTGGTGGATCTGCTGATCTCATTTCGCGCCGGAAAGGTGGCGATCATTGGTGACATCGCGGAGATGTTTCATCAAATTCGAGTCAAGCCGGAAGATGCCCACGTTCAGCGCTTCCTTTGGTACGACCAAGATGACGAACTACACCATCCAAGCGTCTACACGATGGAAGCGCTCATATTCGGCATAAACTGCGCTCCATGTATCGCACACTTCATACGGGACAGAAACGCTGACAGGTTCCAACAGCAAAATCCCGCCGTCGCACAAGCCGTGAAAAATTACCACTACGTCGACGACTTTATCTACAGCGGCAACGACAATAAGGAGGTGATAGAAATCACCACACAAGTTCGCCATATTCACGCCGCAGGAGGGTTCTATATTCGCAACTGGGCATCGAACTCGAAGACTGTGCTTGGCGAACTAGGCGGAGAATCATCGTCAACCGAGGTCGAAATCACCACCGCCGAGAAAGTCCTCGGCCTATACTGGATCCCGGAAACGGACCACCTAACGTTTATCTTCAAATTCTCCCGTCTGAAACGCGACATATGGACAGAAAACGATGCACCCTCGAAGCGGGAACTCCTCCAAGTACTTATGTCAATGTACGATCCCCTCGGCCTCATCGCCTGCTACACTAAAGAgctgaaaatattattacaagaAGTGTGGCGGACCCCCACCGACTGGGACGACTGCATACCAGAAAGCCTGCTCCCAAGATGGAATCGATGGAAGCAGGCATTAGCCCTAATCGCCACGGTTAAGATTCCGCGATGCTTCTTCAAAACCAACGAGGACATCCATGACGTGCAGCGCCATACCTTCGTAGACGCAAGTGAACTTGCATATGCAGCAGTCTCGTATCTTCGCATCCAACAAGGCAACTCCGTTTATCTTAGCCTGCTAGCAGCCAAAACTAAAGTGGCCCCGCTAAGCCCGCTGTCCATCCCCCGTATGGAATTACAGGCAGCAGTCACTGGTGCCAAGCTAAGCCAGtcaattcaaaaaaattctCGGCTATCAGTTAACTCCCATTACTACTGGACGGACTCCAAAACAGTCCTCAAATGGCTGCGAATGGACCCGCGCAAGTTCCAGCAGTACGTAATGCATCGCGTAGGAGAAGTGTTGGAGCTCACCAATGTCGACCAATGGTACTGGGTCCCATCAGACTTAAACCCTGCTGACATCGCCACTAAGACTTCGAGTTTCACTTCCATGCATAAATGGTTTGATGGCCCGGAGTGTCTTCTCCAGGAACGCTCTCGTTGGCCCACCTGTACCGACCTAGGAGCCCCAACCAACATCGAAGTGAAGCAGGTATTTTTCGTCGCTACTACACCACTGGACACCATCGTGAACGTAGGACACTTTTCCGACTGGCGGAGGCTATATCGAGCGGTAGCAACGTTCATATTATACATCGAAAAGCTGAAAGCAACAGCGAGGAAAACGCCTCCGATTACGAGCATTAACGCCGAGATGATACGCCGCGCTCAAACAACACTGCTACGCTACGCGCAA ACGATGACCAGTTGCTACGGATCCGAGGGAGAGCTGAAAACTTGTGCCCCCAACAGCAAATAG
- the LOC139354641 gene encoding uncharacterized protein — translation MRGAWERLIGSIKRFLSAICSAMKFTSESLQSALWEIELIINSRPLTFVSLDTNDDEAITPNHLLLGSVSGYKPIFDNNLSVRCMWQSAQLFADHFWKRWVREYVPDLARRGKWYAKQPPLTIGSVVLIVDENLPRNTLPKGIVTDVVLAKDQQVRSATIKTAHGIFRRPVTKLQD, via the coding sequence ATGAGGGGAGCATGGGAGCGCCTTATAGGCTCCATAAAAAGGTTCCTGTCCGCCATCTGCTCAGCGATGAAGTTTACTAGCGAGAGTCTACAAAGCGCACTTTGGGAGATCGAACTTATAATAAACTCAAGGCCGCTCACATTCGTATCTCTGGACACCAACGACGACGAAGCCATCACACCCAATCATTTGCTACTGGGATCAGTAAGCGGATATAAGCCCATCTTCGACAACAATCTCTCGGTTCGATGCATGTGGCAATCAGCTCAACTATTCGCCGACCATTTCTGGAAACGATGGGTCAGGGAATATGTTCCCGACTTAGCTCGCCGAGGGAAATGGTACGCCAAGCAGCCACCTCTAACGATTGGCAGCGTCGTCCTCATAGTGGACGAGAACTTACCACGAAACACGTTGCCGAAAGGAATAGTCACCGATGTGGTCTTAGCCAAGGACCAGCAAGTAAGAAGCGCTACGATCAAGACTGCCCACGGCATCTTTCGACGACCCGTAACGAAGCTGCAAGATTGA